A window from Mycobacterium saskatchewanense encodes these proteins:
- a CDS encoding metallophosphoesterase family protein, which yields MRFLHTADWQLGMTRHFLAGDAQPRFSAARRDAVSGLGALAAEVGAEFVVVAGDVFEHNQLSPQVVGQSLEAMRAIGIPVYLLPGNHDPLDASSVYTSALFTADRPDNVVVLDRAGVHEVRPGVEIVAAPWRTKAPTTDLVAKVLDELPGSSEAPVTRILVAHGGVDVLDPDRDKPSLIRLASLDDALARGALHYVALGDKHSRTQVGGSGRVWYSGAPEVTNFDDVEADSGHVLVVDVDDNGVTVTSRHVGRWRFVTMHRQVDTSRDIADLDMNLDLMTDKDRTVVRLALTGSLTVTDRAALDACLDKYARLFAWLGLWERHSDLAVVPADGEFTDLGIGGFAAAAVEELVATARADTERAADAQAALALLLRLADRGAA from the coding sequence ATGCGATTCCTGCACACCGCCGACTGGCAGCTGGGCATGACCCGCCACTTCCTGGCGGGCGACGCGCAGCCCCGCTTCTCGGCTGCCCGCCGCGACGCGGTGTCCGGTCTGGGCGCGCTCGCCGCCGAGGTCGGCGCCGAGTTCGTCGTGGTGGCGGGGGACGTCTTCGAGCACAATCAGCTGTCCCCGCAGGTCGTCGGCCAGTCCCTCGAAGCCATGCGCGCCATCGGGATTCCCGTCTACCTGCTGCCCGGCAATCACGATCCGCTCGACGCGTCGTCGGTGTACACCAGCGCGCTCTTCACGGCCGACCGCCCCGACAACGTGGTGGTGCTCGACCGGGCCGGCGTGCACGAGGTGCGCCCCGGGGTGGAGATCGTCGCCGCGCCCTGGCGGACCAAGGCGCCCACCACCGACCTGGTCGCTAAGGTCCTGGACGAACTGCCCGGCTCGTCCGAGGCGCCGGTGACCCGGATCCTCGTCGCCCACGGCGGCGTCGACGTGCTCGATCCCGACCGCGACAAACCCTCGCTGATCCGGCTCGCCAGCCTCGACGACGCGCTGGCCCGCGGCGCGCTGCATTATGTGGCGTTGGGGGACAAGCACTCCCGCACGCAGGTGGGTGGCAGCGGCCGCGTGTGGTACTCCGGCGCCCCGGAAGTCACCAATTTCGACGACGTGGAGGCCGACTCGGGTCACGTCCTCGTCGTCGACGTCGACGACAATGGCGTGACCGTCACTTCCCGCCACGTTGGCCGCTGGCGGTTCGTCACGATGCACCGGCAGGTCGACACCAGCCGCGACATCGCCGACCTCGACATGAACCTGGATCTCATGACCGACAAGGACCGCACGGTGGTCCGGCTGGCGCTGACCGGCTCCCTGACGGTGACCGACCGCGCCGCGCTGGACGCCTGCCTCGACAAGTACGCCAGGTTGTTCGCGTGGCTGGGGCTGTGGGAACGCCACAGCGACCTGGCCGTCGTCCCCGCCGACGGAGAGTTCACCGATCTCGGCATCGGCGGATTCGCCGCCGCCGCCGTCGAGGAACTCGTCGCCACCGCCCGGGCGGACACGGAACGGGCCGCCGACGCGCAGGCGGCACTGGCGCTCTTGCTGCGCCTGGCCGATAGGGGTGCCGCATGA
- a CDS encoding PE domain-containing protein, whose amino-acid sequence MSPYVIAATEAVAVVSEDLTGLGEALKGAAAAAAPSTTRIIAAAGDEVSAAVASLFGGYAQEFQTLTARATQFQAQFAHALSAAGAAYASAEAANVSVLQALGQQAESLGVFAPIEQLLGRPLFSTGAGTGGAPGAGAGGIPNATVTPTGGALPTNTTAALTAPATNGVTGVKVGFSFLQIPLGTSSFFGIPLGPFSFPAPAHWYFPTQADGSVHANGVIYLQHGFGAIGWFYDPLAMQLAQQTDSIVVVPTVPSIPLPFGAWLNAPQMQQGVASLFLGGQTALNVSANQAGFMGKLPSDFILAGHSAGGGLATIAAGDYIADLGANTAANNLRGVVMFDGVASDSSAFAAAIANLQALHIPDYVVAAPPQPWNLFGATTNELVGLNPGQFVGVELVNGSHVDSMVGEHPLVDFVAQLLTGFSPPGNTQAVYTLSTGWINDIYAGAGPTDPIYGVYGPTGGYVFPGGQAIILGRAAGIVLPV is encoded by the coding sequence ATGTCGCCCTATGTGATCGCAGCGACCGAGGCCGTCGCCGTGGTGTCCGAGGACCTGACGGGGCTCGGCGAGGCGCTCAAGGGGGCGGCCGCCGCCGCGGCGCCCTCGACGACCAGGATCATTGCGGCGGCCGGTGACGAGGTGTCCGCGGCCGTCGCGAGCCTGTTCGGCGGTTACGCGCAGGAATTTCAAACGCTGACGGCGCGGGCGACGCAGTTCCAAGCCCAGTTCGCGCACGCGCTGAGCGCGGCCGGCGCGGCCTATGCCTCCGCCGAGGCCGCGAACGTGTCGGTGCTGCAGGCGCTGGGGCAACAGGCCGAGAGCCTGGGGGTCTTCGCACCCATCGAGCAACTGTTGGGCCGTCCGCTGTTCTCCACCGGCGCCGGGACCGGCGGAGCGCCGGGCGCCGGGGCGGGCGGCATCCCCAACGCCACGGTCACCCCCACCGGCGGAGCGTTGCCGACCAACACCACCGCGGCCCTCACCGCGCCCGCCACGAATGGGGTGACCGGGGTCAAGGTGGGGTTCTCGTTCCTGCAGATTCCGCTCGGCACGTCCTCCTTCTTCGGAATTCCACTGGGCCCCTTCAGCTTCCCCGCCCCGGCGCATTGGTATTTCCCGACGCAGGCGGACGGTTCGGTGCACGCCAACGGCGTCATCTATCTGCAGCACGGCTTCGGGGCGATCGGTTGGTTCTACGACCCGTTGGCCATGCAGCTGGCGCAGCAAACGGACAGCATCGTGGTGGTGCCCACCGTGCCATCGATCCCCTTGCCGTTCGGCGCCTGGCTGAACGCGCCGCAGATGCAGCAGGGCGTGGCCTCGCTGTTCCTGGGCGGCCAGACGGCGCTGAATGTCAGCGCCAACCAGGCCGGCTTCATGGGCAAGCTGCCGTCCGACTTCATCCTGGCCGGGCATTCGGCCGGCGGCGGCCTGGCGACGATCGCCGCCGGCGACTACATCGCGGATCTCGGGGCGAACACCGCCGCCAACAACCTTCGCGGCGTGGTGATGTTCGACGGCGTCGCCTCCGATTCCTCCGCCTTCGCGGCCGCGATCGCCAACCTGCAGGCGTTGCACATCCCCGACTATGTGGTGGCGGCGCCGCCCCAGCCGTGGAACCTCTTCGGTGCCACCACCAACGAGCTGGTCGGTCTGAACCCGGGCCAGTTCGTCGGTGTCGAGCTGGTCAACGGCTCGCACGTCGACTCGATGGTGGGCGAACACCCGCTCGTCGATTTCGTCGCCCAGTTGCTGACCGGGTTCTCCCCTCCGGGGAACACCCAGGCGGTGTACACCCTGTCCACTGGGTGGATCAACGACATCTACGCGGGAGCCGGACCGACCGACCCGATCTACGGCGTCTACGGACCCACCGGCGGCTACGTGTTCCCCGGCGGTCAGGCGATCATTCTGGGCCGGGCAGCCGGGATCGTCTTGCCGGTCTGA
- a CDS encoding SixA phosphatase family protein: MNRRRTLLLMRHAKSDYPEGVADHDRPLAPRGIREAGLAGDWLRAHAPVIDAVLCSTATRARQTLENTRVDAPTRFTDRIYASTPGTMIDEISRTADDVGTLLVVGHEPTMSELALILADNGSNDAALERVSVKFPTSAIAVLDVPCGWKALEPGRAALTGFEVPR, translated from the coding sequence ATGAACCGTCGGCGCACCCTATTGCTGATGCGGCACGCGAAGTCGGATTACCCGGAGGGCGTCGCCGACCATGACCGCCCGCTGGCGCCCCGTGGCATTCGTGAGGCCGGATTGGCCGGTGACTGGTTGCGCGCCCACGCGCCCGTCATCGACGCGGTGCTGTGCTCCACCGCCACCCGGGCGCGACAGACCCTGGAAAACACCCGGGTCGACGCCCCGACCCGGTTCACCGATCGGATCTACGCAAGTACGCCCGGGACGATGATCGACGAGATCTCGCGGACGGCCGACGACGTCGGCACCCTGCTGGTCGTCGGCCACGAGCCCACGATGTCCGAGTTGGCGCTCATCCTGGCCGACAACGGCTCGAACGACGCTGCGCTGGAACGCGTTTCCGTGAAATTTCCGACATCGGCCATCGCCGTGCTCGACGTGCCCTGCGGCTGGAAGGCGCTGGAACCCGGCCGAGCGGCCCTGACCGGCTTCGAAGTGCCGCGGTAA
- a CDS encoding DUF3558 domain-containing protein: protein MIAPTGFGRRAKAAATVAILALLVLTGCSKSIGGTAIKAGGNVPRNNNSQQQYPNLLKECEVLTSDILAKTVGADPLDIQSTFVGAICRWQAANPAGLIDITRFWFEQGSLSEERKVADFLKYKVESRNIAGIESIVMRPDDPNGACGVASDAAGVVGWWVNPQAPGIDACGQALKLMELTLATNS from the coding sequence ATGATCGCCCCGACGGGTTTCGGCCGCCGTGCGAAAGCCGCCGCCACCGTGGCGATCCTCGCCCTGCTGGTCCTGACCGGCTGCTCGAAGTCGATCGGTGGGACCGCGATCAAGGCCGGTGGCAACGTCCCGCGCAACAACAACTCCCAGCAGCAGTATCCGAACCTGCTCAAGGAGTGTGAGGTGCTGACCAGCGACATCCTCGCCAAGACCGTCGGCGCGGATCCGCTCGACATCCAGAGCACGTTCGTCGGAGCGATCTGCCGGTGGCAGGCGGCCAACCCGGCCGGTCTCATCGACATCACCCGGTTCTGGTTCGAGCAGGGCAGCCTGTCCGAGGAGCGCAAGGTCGCCGACTTCCTCAAGTACAAGGTCGAGAGCCGCAACATCGCCGGGATCGAGTCGATCGTCATGCGTCCCGACGACCCCAACGGCGCGTGTGGGGTGGCCAGCGACGCGGCGGGGGTCGTGGGCTGGTGGGTCAATCCTCAGGCGCCGGGGATCGACGCCTGTGGGCAGGCCCTCAAGCTCATGGAACTGACCCTGGCCACCAACTCCTGA
- a CDS encoding DUF3558 domain-containing protein yields MRRSVRALAVAASVLMILIPTVTACSSGGDNKPGSSGPSTSGNAEGHHGPMFPQCGGVSDQTVAELTKMSGLVNTARNSVGCQWLAGGGILGPHFSFSWYRGSPIGRERKTEELSRASVEDVNINGHGGFIAIGNEPNLGDSLCEVGIQFQDDFIEWSVSFNQKPFPPPCDIAKELARQSIANSK; encoded by the coding sequence GTGCGGCGTAGCGTGAGGGCGCTGGCTGTTGCGGCATCGGTCCTGATGATCCTGATCCCGACGGTCACCGCCTGCTCCAGCGGCGGCGACAACAAGCCGGGCTCGTCGGGCCCCTCGACGTCGGGGAACGCGGAGGGTCACCACGGGCCGATGTTCCCGCAATGCGGCGGCGTCAGCGATCAGACGGTGGCGGAGCTGACGAAGATGAGCGGGCTGGTCAACACCGCCCGGAACTCGGTGGGCTGTCAGTGGCTGGCGGGCGGCGGAATCCTGGGGCCGCACTTCTCCTTCTCCTGGTACCGCGGCAGCCCGATCGGGCGCGAGCGCAAGACCGAGGAGTTGTCACGCGCGAGCGTCGAGGACGTCAACATCAACGGGCACGGTGGCTTCATCGCGATCGGCAACGAGCCCAATCTGGGCGACTCGCTCTGCGAGGTCGGCATCCAATTTCAGGACGACTTCATCGAATGGTCGGTCAGCTTCAACCAGAAACCGTTTCCGCCACCGTGCGACATAGCGAAAGAACTTGCCCGTCAGTCGATTGCGAACTCCAAATGA
- a CDS encoding ABC transporter ATP-binding protein: MLLALLRQYIRPYRRLVAALMGLQLLSTMGSLYLPTVNAAIIDDGVARGDTATIVGLGLVMLAVTGFQVLCSVAATYFGSRTGMGLGRDLRRAVFDHVTTFSERETARFGAPTLLTRSTNDVRQIQYLVQISATVLVTAPIMCVGGIAMAIHQEAALTWLLLVSVPTMAVANYLIMSRMLPLLRRMQGLIDGINRVMRDQLSGVRVVRAFAREPFERDRFARANTSLSETALGAGNLQALMLPVTTLTINLSSVALIWFGGLRIDRGEMQVGSLTAFLAYFTQILMAVLMATMTLVVLPRASVCAERITEVLTTRAAVGDPEQPVAPSGGIAGEVRLDRATFTYPGAERPVVEDISLTARPGTTTAIVGSTGSGKSTLISLICRLYDVTGGAVLVDDVDVRDYRTETLWSAIGLVPQRGYLFSGTVADNLSYGAAPGQVVTDEQMWEALRVADADGFVRAHDDGLRMRVAQGGINLSGGQRQRLAIARAVIRRPAIFLFDDSFAALDVHTDARVRKALRDAFADATTILVTQRVSTAAQADQVIVVDNGALVGRGTHESLLADCPTYAEFADSQSVDAARSGRVGGTP; the protein is encoded by the coding sequence ATGCTCCTGGCACTGCTGCGCCAGTACATCCGGCCGTACCGTCGGCTGGTCGCGGCGCTGATGGGGCTCCAGTTGCTCAGCACCATGGGATCGCTGTACCTGCCGACGGTCAACGCCGCGATCATCGACGACGGCGTCGCCAGGGGCGACACCGCCACCATCGTCGGGCTCGGCCTGGTGATGCTGGCGGTCACCGGCTTCCAGGTGCTGTGCTCGGTGGCTGCCACCTATTTCGGCTCCCGAACGGGGATGGGCTTGGGCCGCGACCTCCGGCGCGCGGTGTTCGATCACGTGACCACCTTCTCCGAGCGAGAAACCGCGCGGTTCGGCGCCCCCACGCTGCTGACCCGCAGCACCAACGACGTCCGGCAGATCCAGTACCTGGTGCAGATATCGGCGACAGTGCTCGTCACCGCCCCGATCATGTGCGTCGGCGGAATCGCCATGGCCATCCATCAGGAAGCCGCGCTGACCTGGCTGCTGCTGGTGAGCGTTCCCACCATGGCGGTGGCGAACTACCTCATCATGTCGCGGATGCTGCCGCTGCTGCGCCGCATGCAGGGCCTGATCGATGGCATCAACCGGGTCATGCGCGACCAGCTGTCCGGCGTGCGGGTGGTGCGCGCCTTCGCGCGGGAGCCCTTCGAGCGCGACCGCTTCGCCCGGGCCAACACCTCCCTGTCCGAGACGGCGCTGGGCGCGGGCAATCTGCAGGCGCTGATGCTGCCGGTGACCACGCTGACCATCAACCTGTCCAGCGTCGCTCTGATCTGGTTCGGTGGGCTGCGCATCGACCGCGGCGAGATGCAGGTCGGTTCGCTCACCGCCTTCCTCGCCTACTTCACGCAGATCCTGATGGCGGTCCTGATGGCGACGATGACGCTCGTCGTGCTGCCGCGAGCGTCGGTGTGTGCCGAACGGATCACCGAGGTGCTGACCACCCGCGCCGCGGTCGGCGATCCGGAGCAGCCGGTGGCCCCGTCGGGCGGCATCGCCGGGGAGGTGCGCCTGGACCGGGCGACCTTCACCTACCCGGGCGCGGAACGTCCTGTGGTGGAAGACATCTCGCTGACGGCGCGGCCCGGCACCACCACCGCGATCGTCGGCAGCACCGGTTCAGGCAAGTCGACACTGATCTCCCTGATCTGCCGGCTCTACGACGTGACGGGCGGGGCCGTCCTCGTCGACGACGTCGACGTCCGCGACTACCGCACCGAGACGCTGTGGTCGGCGATCGGGCTGGTGCCCCAGCGCGGGTACCTCTTCTCTGGCACCGTCGCGGACAACCTGAGCTACGGCGCCGCGCCCGGCCAGGTGGTCACGGACGAACAGATGTGGGAAGCGCTGCGCGTGGCCGACGCAGATGGGTTCGTGCGGGCGCACGATGACGGCCTGCGCATGCGCGTCGCGCAGGGCGGCATCAATCTGTCGGGCGGCCAGCGGCAACGCCTGGCGATCGCCCGCGCCGTCATCCGTCGCCCGGCCATCTTCCTGTTCGACGACTCGTTCGCCGCGCTGGACGTGCACACCGACGCCCGCGTCCGTAAGGCGCTGCGCGACGCCTTTGCCGACGCCACGACGATCCTTGTGACGCAACGAGTTTCGACCGCAGCCCAGGCAGACCAGGTGATCGTCGTCGACAACGGGGCGCTGGTGGGGCGTGGCACGCACGAATCATTGCTGGCCGACTGCCCCACCTACGCGGAGTTCGCCGACTCACAGTCGGTCGACGCGGCGCGCTCTGGTCGCGTCGGGGGCACGCCGTGA
- a CDS encoding ABC transporter ATP-binding protein, with protein MSAAPRKPVRGAPAAAPAARSRDFWGSATRLLKRLAPQRGLTVAVLSLGIAGTVIGVVVPRILGHATDLLFNGVVGRRLPAGITKAQAVAAARAHGDNAFADLLSGMSVIPGRGVDFGAVARTLALALALYALAALLMWGQARLLNVTVQRTMVALRSDVEDKVHRLPLSYFDGRQRGELLSRVTNDIDNVQSSLSMTISQLLTAILTFLTVLAMMLSIAPVLTLIAVATVPLSLLVTRAIARRSQRLFVAQWTSIGRLNAHIEETYSGFTVVKTFGHGAAAREQFHRYNDDVYRASFGAQFVSGLVGPATTFVGNLGYVAVAVVGGVQVATGRITLGNIQAFIQYVRQFNAPLSQVAGMYNMLQSGVASAERVFGLLDEPEEPPDAAPEPPAAGYRGSTPVPGTNGQRGRVEFEHVSFAYRAGVPVIHDLSMVAEPGSTVAIVGPTGAGKTTLVNLLMRFYDVDSGRILVDGVDITTVSRESLRSRIGMVLQDTWLFEGTIEENIAYGRPDATADEVAEAATAAYVDRFVHTLPAGYQTRISGDGGNISAGEKQLITIARAFLARPQLLILDEATSSVDTRTEVLIQRAMTELRRDRTSFVIAHRLSTIRDADRILVVEAGRIVEQGNHAELLSRRGAYYAMTRA; from the coding sequence GTGAGTGCCGCGCCCCGGAAGCCGGTCCGCGGGGCGCCGGCGGCGGCCCCGGCGGCCCGCTCGCGCGACTTCTGGGGATCGGCCACCCGGCTACTCAAACGGCTTGCGCCGCAGCGAGGACTGACGGTGGCGGTGCTTTCCCTGGGCATCGCCGGCACCGTGATCGGCGTCGTCGTGCCGAGAATCCTGGGCCACGCCACCGATTTGTTGTTCAACGGCGTCGTCGGCCGACGGCTGCCGGCCGGGATCACCAAGGCGCAGGCCGTCGCGGCGGCGCGGGCCCACGGGGACAACGCGTTCGCCGACCTGCTGTCGGGCATGAGCGTGATTCCGGGCCGGGGCGTGGACTTCGGTGCCGTGGCGAGAACGCTGGCGCTGGCGCTGGCGCTGTATGCGCTCGCCGCACTGCTGATGTGGGGACAGGCCAGGCTGCTCAACGTCACAGTCCAGCGCACCATGGTGGCGCTGCGCTCCGACGTCGAGGACAAGGTTCACCGGCTGCCCCTGTCGTACTTCGACGGTCGGCAACGCGGTGAACTGCTCAGCCGGGTCACCAATGACATCGACAATGTCCAATCGTCCCTGTCGATGACCATCAGCCAGCTGCTGACGGCAATCCTGACCTTTCTGACGGTGCTTGCGATGATGCTGTCCATCGCGCCGGTGCTGACCCTCATCGCCGTTGCGACGGTGCCCTTGTCGTTACTTGTGACCCGGGCGATCGCGCGGCGCTCGCAACGCCTCTTCGTGGCGCAGTGGACCAGCATCGGGCGCCTCAACGCCCACATCGAGGAGACCTACAGCGGATTCACGGTGGTCAAGACGTTCGGCCACGGCGCGGCGGCCCGCGAGCAATTCCACCGCTACAACGACGACGTTTACCGGGCCAGTTTCGGCGCCCAGTTCGTCTCGGGGCTGGTGGGCCCGGCGACGACGTTCGTCGGCAACCTCGGCTACGTCGCGGTGGCCGTGGTCGGCGGCGTCCAGGTAGCCACGGGGCGCATCACGCTCGGCAACATCCAGGCGTTCATTCAGTACGTGCGGCAGTTCAACGCCCCGCTCAGCCAGGTCGCCGGGATGTACAACATGCTGCAATCCGGAGTGGCCAGCGCAGAGCGGGTGTTCGGCCTGCTCGACGAGCCCGAGGAGCCGCCAGACGCGGCCCCCGAACCGCCAGCGGCGGGGTACCGCGGATCGACGCCCGTCCCAGGAACCAACGGGCAGCGCGGCCGTGTCGAGTTCGAGCATGTGAGCTTCGCCTACCGTGCGGGCGTGCCGGTGATCCACGACCTGTCGATGGTGGCCGAACCGGGCAGCACGGTGGCGATCGTCGGGCCGACCGGGGCGGGCAAGACCACGCTGGTGAACCTGCTGATGCGTTTCTACGACGTCGACTCGGGCCGGATCCTCGTCGACGGCGTCGACATCACCACGGTGAGCCGGGAGTCGCTGCGGTCGCGAATCGGCATGGTCCTGCAGGACACCTGGCTCTTCGAGGGGACGATCGAGGAGAACATCGCCTACGGGCGGCCGGACGCCACGGCCGACGAGGTGGCGGAGGCCGCCACCGCCGCCTACGTCGACCGGTTCGTGCATACGCTGCCCGCCGGCTACCAGACCCGGATCAGCGGCGACGGCGGCAACATCAGCGCCGGCGAGAAGCAACTCATCACCATCGCGCGCGCGTTCCTGGCCCGTCCGCAATTGCTGATCCTGGATGAGGCGACGAGCTCGGTGGACACCCGCACCGAGGTTCTGATCCAGCGGGCCATGACCGAGCTGCGTCGAGATCGGACGAGTTTCGTTATTGCACACAGACTTTCGACGATCCGCGATGCCGACCGCATCCTCGTGGTGGAGGCGGGCCGCATTGTGGAACAGGGCAACCACGCCGAACTGCTGTCCCGGCGGGGCGCCTACTACGCGATGACCCGCGCCTAG
- a CDS encoding C39 family peptidase, whose translation MKTCKSAAIARAVTVAAAAGVIALGSATPAGAASGTMYGDPAAAAQWWRHQKYDDCVIMSSADLVGQLTGREPSEGAIIKEAQSTPSAIHPGSIYIKPSNTKDPNSGQGTVFGDVPTLLEQYKIDAVISDKDHAAKSGIPAGIEGVEHLLGTGHAVMVSVNAEMIWGQPIETEDDNGNPVSDHAVVVTGVDTANNVVHINDSGSPKGRDEQIPMALFVKAWDTSNELVVVSTDTVGH comes from the coding sequence ATGAAGACCTGCAAGAGCGCCGCCATCGCCAGGGCGGTTACTGTCGCGGCGGCCGCCGGTGTCATCGCCCTGGGGTCGGCCACCCCGGCCGGCGCGGCCTCGGGCACCATGTATGGCGACCCAGCGGCCGCCGCCCAGTGGTGGCGCCACCAGAAGTACGACGACTGCGTCATCATGTCGAGCGCGGACCTGGTCGGCCAACTGACCGGCAGGGAACCCTCGGAGGGGGCGATCATCAAGGAGGCCCAGTCCACGCCGAGCGCCATCCACCCCGGCTCGATCTACATCAAGCCCTCCAACACCAAGGACCCGAACTCGGGGCAGGGCACCGTGTTCGGCGACGTGCCCACCCTGCTCGAGCAGTACAAGATCGACGCGGTGATCAGCGACAAAGACCACGCGGCCAAGTCCGGGATCCCCGCCGGCATCGAGGGCGTCGAGCACCTGTTGGGCACTGGCCATGCGGTGATGGTCAGCGTCAACGCCGAGATGATCTGGGGCCAGCCGATCGAGACCGAAGACGACAACGGCAACCCGGTGTCCGACCACGCCGTGGTGGTGACCGGTGTCGACACCGCGAACAACGTCGTGCACATCAACGACAGCGGAAGCCCCAAGGGCCGCGACGAGCAGATCCCCATGGCCCTCTTCGTCAAGGCGTGGGACACCAGCAACGAGCTGGTCGTCGTCTCCACCGACACGGTCGGTCATTGA
- a CDS encoding BTAD domain-containing putative transcriptional regulator: protein MVDTRLELGLLGPLEMSVDGATVPLGTPKQRAVLALLLMNRNSAVSVDRLITALWEGWPPSGARASIHSYVSNLRKLLSVQGIDPKGVLAAAPPGYRLSVPDDACDLGRFITEKTAGVHAAASGRFPQASVHLSAALAQWRGPVLEDLRDFQFVETYAISLVEEKILVHTALAEAEIACGRASSVIAELEALTAEHPYREPLWNQLITAYYLTERQSDALAAFRRVKATLAEDLGIDPGPTLRGLNDRILRQEPLDVKRSAKTTAAGTITVLDQRTLVSGQKAVAYLREPSGRSHPLLAAATRIGRLSDNDIMLDSPNVSRNHAVIVDTGTNYIINDLRSSNGVHVQHQRIRSAATLHDGDHIRICDHEFTFEMTGDGSDG, encoded by the coding sequence ATGGTGGACACACGTCTCGAACTCGGCCTGCTCGGGCCGCTGGAGATGAGCGTGGACGGCGCCACGGTGCCATTGGGCACCCCCAAACAGCGGGCGGTGCTGGCGCTGCTGCTGATGAACCGCAACAGTGCCGTCAGTGTCGACCGGTTGATCACCGCGCTCTGGGAGGGCTGGCCCCCGTCGGGCGCACGGGCGAGCATCCATTCCTACGTGTCCAATCTGCGGAAGCTCCTGAGCGTCCAGGGAATCGACCCGAAGGGGGTGTTGGCGGCCGCGCCCCCGGGCTACCGCCTGAGCGTCCCCGACGACGCCTGCGATCTCGGCCGGTTCATCACCGAGAAGACCGCCGGGGTGCATGCGGCGGCGTCCGGCCGATTCCCGCAGGCCAGCGTGCACCTGTCGGCCGCATTGGCGCAGTGGCGCGGACCGGTGCTCGAGGACCTGCGCGACTTCCAGTTCGTCGAAACCTACGCCATCTCGTTGGTGGAGGAGAAGATCCTTGTTCACACGGCCCTGGCGGAGGCCGAAATCGCCTGCGGCCGTGCGTCGTCCGTGATCGCGGAGCTGGAAGCCCTGACCGCGGAACACCCCTACCGCGAGCCGCTGTGGAACCAGTTGATCACGGCCTACTACCTCACCGAGCGCCAATCCGACGCGCTGGCCGCGTTCCGCCGCGTCAAGGCGACGCTCGCCGAAGACCTCGGCATCGACCCCGGACCGACCCTGCGCGGCCTCAACGACCGGATACTGCGCCAGGAGCCGCTGGACGTCAAGAGATCGGCGAAGACCACCGCGGCGGGAACCATCACCGTACTCGACCAGCGCACCCTGGTATCGGGGCAGAAGGCGGTCGCATATTTGCGGGAGCCCTCGGGGCGCAGCCACCCATTGCTGGCGGCGGCGACCCGGATCGGGCGGCTCAGCGACAACGACATCATGCTCGACAGCCCCAACGTCAGCCGCAATCATGCCGTTATCGTCGACACCGGCACCAACTACATTATCAACGACCTCCGGTCGTCGAACGGCGTGCACGTCCAACACCAGCGGATCCGCTCTGCCGCCACGCTGCACGACGGCGACCACATTCGGATCTGCGATCACGAGTTCACGTTCGAGATGACCGGAGACGGCAGCGACGGATGA